The following are encoded together in the Poseidonibacter lekithochrous genome:
- a CDS encoding rod shape-determining protein — MFLDKFIGLFSSDMAIDLGTANTIVSVKGKGIIINEPSVVAVQNDKYGRDKILAVGQEAKQMIGKTPLNIQAVRPMKDGVVADFEMTERMIRYFIEKAHSRKSFIRPRIIICIPYGITQVEKKAVEESAMSAGAREVFLVEEPMAAAIGAGIPVSDPSGYVVVDIGGGTTEIGVTSLGGLVLSKSIKVAGDKFDKSIIEYVRQNYNLYIGERTAENIKIEIGTAVKLDTELKIKVKGRDNSGLLSTIELGSEGVRTAIKEPLKEIVSAVRSVLEEMPPDLAGDVVDNGVILTGGGALIRGLDSYIADIVKLPVKVAEDPLLAVAYGTSNVLDEDALLRLITNA; from the coding sequence GTGTTTTTAGATAAATTTATTGGTCTATTTTCAAGTGATATGGCAATTGACCTAGGAACAGCAAATACAATTGTTTCTGTAAAAGGAAAAGGTATCATTATTAATGAGCCTTCTGTTGTAGCTGTTCAAAATGACAAATACGGAAGAGATAAAATCTTAGCAGTTGGTCAAGAAGCAAAACAGATGATTGGTAAAACACCACTAAACATTCAAGCAGTAAGACCTATGAAAGATGGTGTTGTTGCTGATTTCGAAATGACAGAAAGAATGATTAGATATTTCATCGAAAAAGCACACTCTAGAAAATCTTTTATTAGACCTAGAATCATTATTTGTATTCCATATGGTATTACTCAAGTTGAGAAAAAAGCCGTAGAAGAATCAGCAATGAGTGCAGGTGCTAGAGAAGTATTCTTAGTAGAAGAACCAATGGCAGCAGCTATTGGAGCAGGAATTCCTGTATCTGACCCATCTGGTTATGTAGTTGTTGATATTGGTGGTGGTACTACTGAAATTGGTGTTACTTCACTTGGTGGATTAGTACTTTCTAAATCAATTAAAGTTGCGGGTGATAAGTTTGACAAATCAATTATTGAATATGTTAGACAAAACTACAACCTATATATTGGTGAAAGAACTGCTGAAAATATCAAAATTGAAATTGGTACTGCTGTTAAATTAGATACAGAACTTAAAATCAAAGTAAAAGGTAGAGATAACTCAGGTTTACTATCAACTATTGAATTAGGTTCAGAAGGTGTACGCACTGCTATTAAAGAACCTCTTAAAGAGATTGTTTCAGCAGTAAGATCAGTATTAGAGGAAATGCCACCTGATTTAGCAGGAGATGTTGTTGATAATGGTGTTATACTAACTGGTGGTGGAGCATTAATTAGAGGTCTTGATTCATATATCGCGGATATTGTAAAACTTCCAGTAAAAGTTGCAGAAGATCCATTATTAGCAGTTGCTTATGGTACAAGCAATGTTTTAGATGAGGATGCTTTACTTAGATTAATCACGAATGCGTAA
- the lpxB gene encoding lipid-A-disaccharide synthase — protein MKLLVCAMETSSNIHLRELKKHFCDDVEMVGVFDKELGNPLYDLTALAIMGFVDALKKLRFFFKLRDELVELAKDCDKVLLMDSSGFNLPLAKKLKATYPNKEIIYYILPQAWAWKQGRVKKLEAYCSKLCSIIPFESEIYNDKNKITYVGHPLLDEITNFKEELNTSGKIAFMPGSRKTEIKNHMPVFKELAKQIPNKKHILIIPSKFDDEYINKIYGDISNFTISREAHETLQEAEYGFICSGTATLEAALIGTPFTLSYVAKKFDYAIGRMFVKLNHVGLANIFFEKMGKEQIHSEFLQEEVSVENLLNDYKNMDKKLFFENSKVLREYLQNGSSQNVASIIQN, from the coding sequence ATGAAACTTTTAGTTTGTGCAATGGAAACATCTTCAAACATCCACTTAAGAGAGTTAAAAAAACACTTTTGCGATGATGTGGAGATGGTAGGGGTTTTTGATAAAGAATTAGGTAATCCACTTTATGATTTAACTGCTTTAGCAATTATGGGATTTGTTGATGCTCTAAAAAAACTAAGATTTTTCTTCAAACTTCGAGATGAATTAGTAGAACTAGCAAAGGATTGTGACAAAGTTTTACTAATGGACTCTTCAGGTTTCAATCTACCCTTAGCAAAAAAATTAAAAGCCACATATCCAAACAAAGAAATCATTTATTATATCCTTCCTCAAGCTTGGGCTTGGAAGCAAGGAAGGGTTAAAAAACTTGAAGCTTATTGCTCAAAACTATGTTCAATTATTCCTTTTGAAAGTGAAATATATAACGATAAAAATAAGATTACTTATGTAGGACATCCACTGTTAGATGAAATTACTAATTTCAAAGAAGAATTAAATACAAGTGGAAAAATTGCTTTTATGCCAGGAAGTAGAAAAACTGAAATAAAAAACCATATGCCAGTATTTAAAGAACTAGCAAAACAGATACCAAATAAAAAACATATTTTAATTATTCCTTCAAAATTTGATGATGAGTATATAAATAAAATCTATGGAGATATTTCAAACTTTACTATTTCAAGAGAAGCCCATGAAACGCTACAAGAAGCGGAATATGGCTTTATCTGTTCAGGAACTGCAACACTAGAAGCTGCACTTATTGGAACACCATTTACACTAAGTTATGTGGCTAAAAAGTTCGATTATGCAATAGGTAGAATGTTTGTAAAACTTAATCATGTTGGATTAGCAAATATCTTTTTTGAGAAAATGGGAAAAGAGCAAATTCATAGTGAGTTTTTACAAGAAGAAGTGAGTGTTGAAAACCTTTTAAATGATTATAAAAATATGGATAAAAAGTTATTTTTTGAAAATTCTAAAGTACTTAGAGAGTACTTACAAAATGGAAGTTCTCAAAATGTCGCAAGCATAATTCAAAACTAA
- a CDS encoding methyl-accepting chemotaxis protein yields the protein MLKKLSFSQKLLFSVLSIVFIASAISTFIIYSKSFASTEELSKSYIQSLAKINSYKTKENLDKSIVLSYGLAASLETMLEKKQYTKESISDLMKSILNKNPYVLGLFAQLNSNVFFPNDSSLASKYGHDVDGRYSPYVVRSNGNIIIESSTPESKDRPWVDVPKQTGKEFITEPYFFKVDGVDVLMVSISAPIYDKGKFIGAVGVDIALDKISSDVSKIKIHDNGYAYLLTNKGTFVAHPKKELLGKKIENITKNENSLKIPSQLEKNQAFSYTKESRIDESLSLYYVNPFEIGNTDVRWGLVVAVPEKEYLASAFSIRWFSIIAGIIGFIVIAIVIFINTKILSKNLDAIKDGLVSFFAYLNKENSNSKKISIDSNDEFGQMAKMINTNIESIHLGLEQDKKAVNEVLQVVTQVQKGYINSNITSRPNNPELEQLTQNFNNMIIVLQEKIGKDLNIISNVLNDYSDYNFTSKIQDESGEIEKSINNLGKEVSNLLKQSLSIGLTLDTASDKLISNVDILNKSSNETASSLEETAAALEEITSTIINNTQNVSSMSNSAQELTLSAQEGQKLAQNTTSAMDDITQQVTLINEAISVIDQIAFQTNILSLNAAVEAATAGEAGKGFAVVAQEVRNLASRSAEAAKEIKNLVENATSKAADGKSISAKMIHGYEGLLQNINNSTKMISEISNASKEQETGITQINDAITHLDRQTQENASIAAQTNEIAVQTDTIAKEIVSDTNKKDFLGKSDVKMQEPKKEENKTKIEKVQYVQKTPKKIVSNNSSKDEWESF from the coding sequence ATGTTAAAAAAGTTGAGTTTCTCACAGAAATTATTGTTCAGTGTACTTAGTATTGTATTTATTGCATCTGCTATTAGTACATTTATTATTTACTCTAAATCATTCGCAAGTACAGAAGAGTTATCAAAGAGTTACATACAAAGTTTAGCAAAGATAAACTCGTATAAAACAAAAGAAAATCTTGATAAATCTATTGTTTTATCTTATGGTTTAGCAGCATCACTTGAAACAATGCTTGAAAAGAAGCAGTATACAAAAGAATCAATCAGTGACTTAATGAAATCAATCTTAAATAAAAATCCTTATGTATTAGGTTTATTTGCACAATTAAACTCTAATGTATTTTTTCCAAATGACTCATCTTTAGCCTCTAAATATGGACATGATGTAGATGGAAGATACTCACCTTATGTTGTAAGATCAAATGGAAATATAATTATAGAAAGTTCAACTCCTGAATCAAAAGATAGACCATGGGTTGATGTACCAAAACAAACAGGAAAAGAGTTTATTACTGAACCTTACTTCTTCAAAGTTGATGGTGTTGATGTATTAATGGTTAGTATTTCAGCTCCTATATATGACAAAGGTAAATTTATTGGGGCAGTGGGAGTAGATATAGCCTTAGATAAAATCTCTTCTGATGTTTCAAAAATAAAAATCCATGATAATGGTTATGCATATTTACTTACAAATAAAGGTACTTTTGTTGCTCATCCAAAAAAAGAATTATTAGGTAAAAAAATTGAGAATATTACAAAAAATGAAAACTCACTAAAAATTCCAAGTCAATTAGAAAAGAATCAAGCTTTCTCTTATACTAAAGAATCAAGAATAGATGAGTCTTTATCTTTATATTATGTAAATCCTTTTGAGATAGGAAATACTGATGTAAGATGGGGATTAGTAGTTGCTGTTCCAGAAAAAGAGTATTTAGCTTCTGCTTTTTCTATTAGATGGTTTTCTATTATTGCAGGAATTATTGGTTTTATTGTTATTGCCATTGTGATTTTTATAAATACAAAAATATTATCTAAAAACTTAGATGCAATAAAAGATGGTCTAGTTTCATTTTTTGCATACTTAAATAAAGAGAATTCAAATAGTAAAAAAATATCAATTGATTCTAATGATGAGTTTGGACAAATGGCCAAAATGATTAATACAAATATTGAAAGTATTCACTTAGGATTAGAACAAGATAAAAAAGCTGTAAATGAAGTATTACAAGTGGTTACTCAAGTTCAAAAAGGATATATAAATAGTAATATAACTTCTAGACCAAATAATCCAGAACTAGAGCAATTAACGCAAAACTTCAATAACATGATTATTGTATTACAAGAAAAAATAGGAAAAGATTTAAATATAATTTCCAATGTACTTAATGATTATTCAGATTATAACTTCACTAGTAAAATTCAAGATGAATCAGGGGAAATAGAAAAGTCTATTAATAACCTAGGAAAAGAAGTATCAAATCTATTAAAACAGTCTTTAAGTATTGGATTAACACTAGATACTGCTTCTGATAAACTAATCTCTAATGTAGATATTTTAAATAAATCATCAAATGAAACTGCGTCTTCTTTAGAAGAAACTGCTGCTGCTTTAGAAGAGATTACAAGTACAATAATTAATAATACACAAAATGTATCAAGCATGAGTAACTCTGCACAAGAACTTACTCTTTCAGCACAAGAAGGGCAAAAACTAGCTCAAAATACTACAAGTGCCATGGATGATATTACTCAACAAGTTACACTTATTAATGAAGCTATTTCAGTAATTGATCAAATTGCATTCCAAACAAATATTCTTTCACTAAATGCAGCAGTAGAAGCAGCAACGGCAGGAGAAGCAGGAAAAGGATTTGCTGTAGTAGCTCAAGAAGTAAGAAATCTTGCATCAAGATCAGCAGAAGCCGCAAAAGAGATTAAAAATTTAGTAGAAAATGCAACATCAAAAGCAGCAGATGGAAAATCAATTAGTGCAAAAATGATTCATGGTTATGAGGGATTACTACAAAATATTAATAACTCAACAAAAATGATTTCTGAGATTTCTAACGCAAGTAAAGAACAAGAAACAGGTATTACTCAAATAAATGATGCAATAACACATTTAGATAGACAAACTCAAGAAAATGCAAGTATTGCAGCCCAAACAAATGAGATTGCAGTACAAACAGACACAATTGCTAAAGAGATAGTATCAGATACTAATAAAAAAGATTTCCTTGGTAAAAGTGATGTGAAAATGCAAGAGCCAAAAAAAGAAGAAAACAAAACAAAAATAGAAAAAGTACAATATGTACAAAAAACACCGAAGAAAATAGTAAGTAACAATTCTTCAAAAGATGAATGGGAAAGTTTCTAA
- a CDS encoding epoxyqueuosine reductase QueH produces MLVHICCAVDSHYFLERIQEEYPDETLVGFFYDPNIHPYSEYRLRYLDVEYSCQKLGIELIEGPYNLEAWLEKVKGMEHLPEKGDRCTVCYDDRLDNTVEKAKELGHDKFTTTLLISPKKSQEKLDIIGHNLEKLHGIEFIFRDYKAGNGAEIQGKKVKENQLYRQNYCGCLFGLSAQREAQKKIMDEMFNPISNQILPESIEERLELYKRRNELERTGEQYKIVKHRFLNYRLLSARVKVAKQIVSSYVLPYSMINRNKTNGRIEYEKDGINYLNRDELKIISLEKFNALANTNYSNIKELMYSPPSFEKELEVRNQIIKSAFNLSTIIVLDEIIDAKYEIELEAETYDDVREEII; encoded by the coding sequence TTGTTAGTACATATTTGTTGTGCCGTCGATAGTCACTATTTTTTAGAAAGAATACAAGAAGAATATCCAGATGAAACATTAGTGGGATTTTTTTATGACCCTAATATTCATCCATATAGTGAATATAGACTTAGATACTTAGACGTAGAATACTCATGTCAAAAACTTGGCATTGAACTTATAGAGGGACCATACAATTTAGAAGCATGGCTTGAAAAAGTAAAAGGGATGGAACACCTACCCGAAAAAGGTGATAGATGTACAGTTTGTTATGATGACAGACTTGATAATACAGTTGAAAAAGCAAAAGAATTAGGACATGATAAATTTACTACTACACTATTAATTTCTCCTAAAAAATCTCAAGAAAAACTAGATATTATTGGTCATAACTTAGAAAAACTGCACGGAATCGAATTTATTTTCAGAGATTACAAAGCTGGTAATGGGGCTGAAATTCAAGGTAAAAAAGTAAAAGAAAACCAACTTTATAGACAAAACTATTGTGGTTGTTTATTTGGTCTAAGTGCTCAAAGAGAAGCTCAAAAGAAAATCATGGATGAGATGTTTAATCCTATCTCAAATCAGATTTTGCCTGAGTCAATTGAAGAGCGATTAGAGCTTTATAAAAGAAGAAATGAGCTAGAGAGAACTGGGGAGCAATATAAAATAGTTAAGCATAGATTCTTAAACTATAGACTTTTAAGCGCAAGAGTTAAAGTAGCTAAACAAATTGTATCTTCGTATGTTCTACCCTACTCAATGATAAATAGAAACAAAACAAATGGAAGAATTGAATATGAAAAAGATGGTATTAACTATCTAAATAGAGATGAATTAAAAATCATTTCACTTGAAAAATTCAATGCCTTAGCTAATACAAATTATTCAAACATAAAAGAGTTAATGTATTCACCTCCCTCTTTTGAAAAAGAGTTGGAAGTAAGAAATCAAATCATAAAAAGTGCTTTTAATCTAAGTACGATTATTGTTTTAGATGAAATTATTGATGCAAAATATGAGATTGAGTTAGAAGCTGAGACTTATGATGACGTAAGAGAGGAAATTATATGA
- the fabZ gene encoding 3-hydroxyacyl-ACP dehydratase FabZ, protein MLDVTEIQEILPHRYPFLLVDRITDMEKGKTIVGFKNISISEPAFMGHFPGHPIYPGVLILEGMAQAGGILALKSNDLTNEELKNKVIYFMSIDKAKFRTPVKPGDKLEYRIEVKKLRGTLIVLEGKAYVDDSLVAEAELKAMVVDK, encoded by the coding sequence ATGTTAGATGTTACAGAAATTCAAGAAATTCTTCCTCATAGATACCCATTTTTATTAGTTGATAGAATCACTGATATGGAAAAAGGTAAAACTATTGTAGGTTTTAAAAATATCTCAATTAGTGAGCCTGCATTTATGGGTCACTTCCCAGGTCATCCAATTTACCCAGGTGTTTTAATCTTAGAAGGTATGGCACAAGCTGGTGGTATCTTAGCATTAAAAAGCAACGATTTAACAAATGAAGAACTTAAAAATAAAGTAATTTACTTCATGAGTATTGACAAAGCAAAATTCAGAACACCTGTTAAACCTGGTGATAAATTAGAGTACAGAATCGAAGTTAAAAAACTAAGAGGTACACTAATCGTTCTTGAAGGTAAAGCATATGTTGATGATTCATTAGTTGCTGAAGCTGAATTAAAAGCTATGGTAGTAGATAAATAA
- the mreC gene encoding rod shape-determining protein MreC: protein MRKFLFFVLFIVIGLSYLFEVDKLIARNFNFLNTIKLSYINTVIDISNTIDKYFNQVKTIEELKTENAKLKQYEVLYNTTLKKFDSLNEYVNTASRNNTSSTITQTKVLSYIGFNDFTKVWVDYKKSDDSILGLITGEYAAGIVLKEDDRSIALLNGNKKSSYAVFIGEKKVPGIVTSSDGEENLLIKFIPIWSDIKEGDEVITSGMDNIFFEGLKVGKVLKVSKLSDMKTALIKPYANVLKKKYFYVYKGKSDPILIEEKEDKKATNK, encoded by the coding sequence ATGCGTAAATTTCTATTTTTTGTACTTTTCATTGTTATTGGTTTATCTTACCTTTTTGAGGTAGATAAACTAATTGCAAGAAATTTCAACTTTCTTAATACAATCAAACTTTCATATATAAATACTGTTATTGATATTTCAAATACTATTGATAAATATTTTAATCAAGTAAAAACTATTGAAGAATTAAAAACAGAAAATGCCAAACTAAAACAGTATGAAGTACTATATAATACAACACTGAAAAAATTCGACAGTCTTAACGAATATGTTAATACTGCTTCACGAAATAATACAAGCTCAACAATCACTCAAACAAAAGTTTTATCATATATAGGATTTAATGACTTTACAAAAGTATGGGTTGATTATAAAAAGAGTGATGATTCGATCTTAGGTTTAATTACAGGAGAATATGCTGCTGGAATTGTACTAAAAGAGGATGATAGATCTATTGCTTTATTAAATGGAAACAAAAAATCTTCTTATGCTGTATTTATAGGTGAGAAAAAAGTTCCAGGAATTGTAACCTCATCAGATGGCGAAGAAAATTTATTAATAAAATTTATACCTATTTGGTCTGATATAAAAGAAGGAGATGAAGTAATTACTTCAGGTATGGATAATATCTTTTTTGAAGGCTTAAAAGTTGGAAAAGTATTAAAGGTATCTAAACTTTCAGATATGAAAACAGCTTTGATTAAACCTTATGCAAATGTATTAAAGAAGAAATATTTTTATGTATATAAGGGAAAATCAGACCCAATATTAATAGAAGAGAAAGAGGATAAAAAAGCTACTAATAAGTAG
- the lpxA gene encoding acyl-ACP--UDP-N-acetylglucosamine O-acyltransferase — protein MNNIHKTAIIEEGAILGDNITIGAYTIIGKDVKIGDGTRIDSHTVIAGKTTIGKDNHIYSHAAIGTDPQDLKFNGEEVELIIGDNNKIREFTLFNPGTEGGGSITRIGSNNLFMGYVHVAHDVIIGDNCVFANCATLAGHVEIDDYVVVGGLTPIHQFCKIGTQVMIGGGSVVTQDIPPYCLAEGNKAVLRGLNLNGLRRRFDNREDINAVKTAYKALFESGNPLADTAKELHENENKYVKNLASFCLETKRGIPYNRK, from the coding sequence ATGAATAATATTCATAAAACAGCAATAATTGAAGAAGGTGCAATCCTTGGTGATAATATCACTATTGGTGCATACACAATTATTGGAAAAGATGTAAAGATTGGTGATGGAACAAGAATTGATTCACACACAGTTATTGCAGGTAAAACTACAATAGGAAAAGACAATCATATCTATTCACATGCTGCAATTGGAACTGATCCTCAAGACCTTAAATTTAATGGTGAAGAAGTTGAACTAATTATTGGGGATAACAATAAAATTAGAGAATTCACACTATTTAATCCAGGTACTGAAGGTGGTGGTTCAATCACAAGAATCGGAAGTAATAACTTGTTCATGGGTTACGTTCATGTAGCACATGATGTTATTATTGGTGATAACTGTGTATTCGCTAACTGCGCTACACTTGCAGGTCATGTAGAGATTGATGACTATGTAGTTGTTGGTGGATTAACACCAATTCACCAATTTTGTAAAATTGGAACTCAAGTAATGATTGGTGGAGGTTCTGTAGTAACTCAGGATATTCCTCCATATTGTTTAGCAGAAGGGAATAAAGCCGTTCTTAGAGGACTTAACCTAAATGGTCTTAGAAGAAGATTCGATAATAGAGAAGATATTAATGCAGTAAAAACTGCTTATAAAGCTTTATTTGAATCAGGTAATCCATTAGCAGACACAGCCAAAGAATTACATGAAAATGAAAATAAATATGTTAAGAATTTAGCTTCTTTTTGTTTAGAAACAAAAAGAGGAATTCCTTACAATAGAAAATAA
- a CDS encoding riboflavin synthase gives MFTGLIREMAQVVSFKNNFLTLKAEYTPKIGDSIAINGACLTVVRFSSDTFTVELSPESTKILAMENYVSKVHMEPAMMMGDRFEGHIVQGHVDCLGTVTAIKNNGNSTDFFISLPSEYSRYIIPKGSITIDGVSLTVNEVLKDSFRLTIIPHTVDNTLFKTYKVGSKVNLETDMFARYVYNMFKKDNAKDDSLSWDSVDKIMATY, from the coding sequence GTGTTTACAGGACTAATTAGAGAAATGGCTCAAGTTGTGAGCTTTAAAAACAATTTTTTAACATTAAAAGCAGAATATACTCCAAAAATTGGGGATTCTATTGCAATTAATGGAGCTTGTTTAACTGTTGTTAGATTTTCAAGTGATACTTTTACAGTTGAACTCTCACCAGAGTCAACAAAGATTTTAGCAATGGAAAACTATGTAAGTAAAGTACATATGGAACCTGCTATGATGATGGGTGATAGATTCGAGGGACATATTGTTCAAGGGCATGTGGATTGTTTAGGTACAGTTACTGCGATTAAAAATAATGGAAACTCTACAGATTTTTTCATATCATTACCAAGTGAATATTCAAGATATATAATTCCAAAAGGAAGTATTACTATTGATGGTGTTTCATTAACTGTAAATGAAGTATTAAAAGACTCATTTAGATTAACAATTATTCCTCATACAGTTGATAATACGCTGTTTAAAACGTATAAAGTAGGTTCAAAAGTGAATTTAGAAACTGATATGTTTGCTAGATATGTGTATAACATGTTTAAAAAAGATAATGCTAAAGATGATAGTTTATCTTGGGATAGTGTGGATAAAATAATGGCTACTTATTAG
- the clpX gene encoding ATP-dependent Clp protease ATP-binding subunit ClpX has product MSKIICDFCGAEDSAENPVIAGENACICKACVGAAHDIMSGNISEGHDHLPAVQNDEEKKEEIKLRTPAELKAILDDYVIGQERAKKVLSVAVYNHYKRIFRHNEIDDDTELNKSNVLLIGPTGSGKTLLAQTISKYLDVPLAIADATSLTEAGYVGDDVENVVTRLVQAAGGDIEKAQRGIIFIDEVDKVARMSENRSITRDVSGEGVQQALLKIVEGSVVNVPPKGGRKHPGQDALQVDTTNILFVCGGAFDGLEDIIKKKEGANVLGFNQAVKSKKEDSKLISKVETDDLVKYGLIPELIGRLHMLATLNEITEEDMVHILTEPKNALIKQYIKLFEMDDVNLEFDKEALLELAKLAIERKTGARGLRSILEDIMLDIMYDLPDYKNKTVTITKDVVLKVEEPKIA; this is encoded by the coding sequence ATGAGTAAAATTATATGTGATTTTTGTGGAGCAGAAGATTCAGCAGAAAACCCAGTAATAGCTGGGGAAAATGCTTGTATTTGTAAAGCTTGCGTTGGTGCAGCTCATGACATCATGTCTGGAAATATTTCAGAAGGCCATGACCATCTTCCTGCTGTTCAAAACGACGAAGAAAAAAAAGAAGAAATCAAACTTAGAACTCCTGCTGAATTAAAAGCAATTCTAGATGATTATGTTATTGGTCAAGAAAGAGCAAAAAAAGTATTATCTGTTGCAGTATACAACCACTACAAGAGAATTTTCAGACATAATGAAATTGATGATGATACGGAATTAAATAAATCTAATGTTTTATTAATTGGACCTACTGGTTCAGGAAAAACACTACTTGCTCAAACTATTTCTAAATATTTAGATGTTCCTTTAGCTATTGCTGATGCTACATCTTTAACAGAAGCTGGATATGTTGGTGATGACGTTGAAAACGTTGTTACTAGATTAGTTCAAGCAGCTGGTGGAGATATTGAAAAAGCTCAAAGAGGTATTATCTTTATTGATGAAGTTGATAAAGTAGCTAGAATGAGTGAAAATAGATCTATTACTAGAGATGTTTCAGGGGAAGGTGTTCAACAAGCACTTCTTAAAATTGTAGAAGGTTCTGTTGTAAACGTTCCACCAAAAGGTGGAAGAAAACACCCTGGACAAGATGCACTTCAAGTTGATACTACAAATATTTTATTTGTTTGTGGTGGAGCTTTTGATGGTTTAGAAGATATCATCAAGAAAAAAGAAGGTGCTAATGTTCTTGGATTTAATCAAGCTGTAAAAAGCAAAAAAGAAGATAGCAAACTTATCTCAAAAGTTGAAACTGATGATTTAGTTAAGTACGGATTAATTCCTGAGTTAATCGGTCGTTTACATATGTTAGCTACACTTAATGAAATAACTGAAGAAGATATGGTTCATATTTTAACTGAACCAAAAAATGCTTTAATCAAACAATACATTAAATTATTCGAAATGGATGATGTTAATTTAGAATTTGATAAAGAAGCATTATTAGAATTAGCAAAACTTGCAATTGAGAGAAAAACAGGGGCAAGAGGATTAAGATCTATTCTTGAAGATATTATGTTAGACATTATGTATGATCTACCTGATTACAAAAACAAAACTGTTACAATTACAAAAGATGTTGTTCTTAAAGTTGAAGAACCAAAAATAGCATAA